In one Gossypium hirsutum isolate 1008001.06 chromosome D09, Gossypium_hirsutum_v2.1, whole genome shotgun sequence genomic region, the following are encoded:
- the LOC107890551 gene encoding 60S ribosomal protein L38, giving the protein MPKQIHEIKDFLLTARRKDARSVKIKKSKDVVKFKVRCSKYLYTLCVSDAEKADKLKQSLPPGLSVQDL; this is encoded by the exons ATG CCTAAGCAAATTCATGAGATCAAGGACTTCCTTCTCACTGCTAGAAGGAAAGATGCTCGCTCGGTAAAGATCAAGAAGAGCAAAGATGTAGTGAAGTTTAAGGTCCGTTGCTCCAAGTACTTGTACACACTTTGTGTGTCTGATGCTGAGAAAGCCGACAAGTTGAAGCAGTCCCTTCCTCCAG GTTTGAGTGTCCAAGATCTGTGA
- the LOC107890552 gene encoding uncharacterized protein, whose protein sequence is MAYPPGNHQQEANHAPSSFNGVHLNNGKPIPETWCPGLKHNPGISMDWTLEEQAILENGLQKHALELSVTRYAKIALELQNKTVRDVALRCKWMTKKENSKRRKEGLNLARKIKDKRERVYLSGNHTHFAAQPNLPACPTPMIPVDFNDGISYTAIGGVTGELLEQNAQALNRISENIAALQLQENIGLFCQTRENILKIINVLNDMPDAMRQMPQLRERIRDKMFNFLLSPSPHPMQL, encoded by the exons ATGGCGTACCCACCGGGGAACCATCAACAAGAAGCGAATCACGCGCCGTCTTCTTTCAATGGAGTTCACTTGAATAACGGGAAACCTATACCCGAGACTTGGTGTCCCGGTTTGAAGCATAACCCTGGTATTTCCATGGATTGGACATTAGAAGAGCAAGCAATACTCGAAAATGGGTTACAAAA ACATGCATTAGAACTGAGTGTAACTCGTTACGCAAAGATAGCCCTGGAGTTACAGAATAAGACAGTACGGGATGTGGCTTTGCGTTGCAAATGGATGACT AAAAAGgaaaatagcaagagaagaaagGAAGGACTCAATTTAGCCAGAAAAATTAAAGACAAGAGG GAAAGAGTTTATCTTTCTGGAAATCATACTCATTTTGCTGCTCAACCTAATCTTCCAGCATGTCCAACCCCAATGATTCCTGTGGACTTTAATGATGGTATTTCATACACAG CCATTGGCGGGGTGACAGGAGAACTTCTGGAGCAGAATGCTCAAGCCTTAAATCGGATATCTGAAAATATTGCGGCTCTCCAG TTACAGGAAAATATCGGTCTCTTCTGTCAAACTCGTGaaaatattctcaaaatcataaacGT ATTGAATGACATGCCGGACGCAATGAGGCAGATGCCACAACTTCGGGAGAGAATAAGGGACAAGATGTTCAACTTCCTCCTTTCTCCTTCACCCCATCCTATGCAGTTGTGA